The genome window CAGCAAGAGGCCTAAAGTCATTGGTTCACCGACAAATCCTAACTTTGCTTTAAGTGCGGCCGGATCCGCCTTCACCTTATAAAGGCCAATCTTATTCATAAGCCAGTTCAGTGGAATTGCAAAAACCGCTATTGTAGCCGTGTGCAATGACGCGATTGAACACCCCGGATACTTATAGTATGTCGACCAGCGCTTTGCTATCACTTCTGTAATAAGAAGCGTATAAAGCTGCTGAATAATCATAACTGCAACTGCAAATACCATATTGCCAGTCAGGACATAAATCATAGAACCCCAGCACATATAAGAATAGTTATTCCAAAGATCTCCCGCTTGGAAAATACTTGTAAAATGCGACAAGAATAAGACAATCTGAAGGAAAATAGCAATTGCAATAAAAATCATTCCGGCAGTTGACGAGTATGCAACTACAGAAGTATTAGGCCATCCCAAATCATAAACCGGAAGATTAACCCCGGTTGCCGTAATCATTCGGCTAATAACCGGAGTGATTACAGATGAATATGCATTAATGACCAGTGAAAAGCCTTCCAGACCAACACCGGCGGATAATGCAGATATAAATGCCTTCTTGCGCACAACGCCAAACGCACGATTAATAATATACATAATGACCGGAACAAATACTGCCGCCGGAAATGTGTCAAAAAACGCTTTTAATGCACTAAAAAAACCATCCATTTTTAATAACTCCTTTCCCTTTTCTCAGCCATTCAATTATTAACTTTCCCTTAGACAAAACGCCACAGAATTATAGACCCTGACTTTTAAGAACCTCCAACATCTGCTCTTTAAATTCATCCGATCCGCGTCCGGTAATTAAACCAATTGCCGGAATTGCCGGAACGCCGTTTGTTTCTTTTTCATCAATCGGCGAAGCATACGCAATAAAGTTATAATTTTTGCGCATTAAAAAGGTTGACATTTCACTCGGATTTGATTCCTCCGCACTAACATCATACCCCTCTTCTTCCAGCATTTCTTCAATCTGATGAGCAATCATTGAAGATGTAACGATTCCGGATCCACATACTGTTAAAACATTTACTTTTGCCATAATTTTGTTCTCCTTTCACTCTATTAAATTATCCTGAACAATTAATGTCCATTAACCAAGACCGTTCTCATTCACCATCCCCCTCAATTTTGAGGGCAGGCTCTAATATATCGTACACTTCATCTGCCGTTTTGGCATTTTTTACTCGAAACAGCAGATCATCACTTTGCACAATCTTAACAATATTCTGAAGAGTCTTTAATTGATTTTTAGGATCAATGATTGCCAACATAAACAGGAGTTGAGGGTATAATGTAATCTCAGGCGAACCCATCTGTTTAAATTCAACCGGATGCTCCAGAATGGCTATTCCCATTGCTTCTTCATTCACATACTCTGCATATGTATGAGGAATTGCAATATCAAACGCTGCTGCCGGCAACGCAGTTGGGTAGTCTTTTTCCCTGGCAACAATCGCATCTGGGTAGTTTGACTTGCCCACTCCCGCCTCTACAAAAACAGCTGCAAAGTTTCGTTCTACTTCTTCTGATGTACTTCCTTTCAGCCCAATCCTAATTAGATCCTTTCTTAAAAGCATAATTACTTACCTTCCTTCAAGTCTGTAATTAACTATTACCTAAACGGTTATCTGCAGCATTTACTCCATATAATCCCTAATTTCTATCTTTCTCCCTTTGTAATGCCATTAGCGACTGTCTAATCAATGCATTAAAATCATCTGCATTCCATGCTGCCCGTCCGACAAACAATCCGTCAATGGATGGCTGAACAATTAATGATTCACAATTTTGTTGATTAACACTGCCGCCATATAGCACCGGAATATCACGCCCTTTAGAGCCAAAAATTTCAATCAGGCACTCCTTTATAATTTTATGCATTTCTTCTACATAATCTGCTTTTGCTGGTTTTCCATTCACACCAATTGACCATACAGGCTCATACGCTATCCATATTTTATTTACAGATTCTGTGTTGACACCATAAAATCCGATTCGAAGTTGTTCCCTAAGTACCTCTTTGCTGATCATATAGTCTTTTTGTGTTTCCGTTTCACCGATGCAGAGCAATGTTATAAAGCCATTTTTCAGCGAAGAAAGAACTTTTTTATTCTCTTCATAATTCGTTTCATTAAAAATATGCCGTCTTTCCGAATGACCAATCATCACTAAATCAATACCTGTTTCTTTTAACATTAACGGCGAAATTTCACCGGTAAACTGTCCTTGATCTTCCCAACACATATTTTGCGCACCAAGCAGGATTTTTTGGTGATCAATTGACTTATTGGCCGATTCCAGCGCCGTGTATGAAGGTATAATAAAAAGTTGAACGTCATCGCGACTAAGGTCATAGGTATTCTGCTGTAGATCTTGCAAATAAGTAACTGTATCTGCTATGTTTTTATACATTTTTAAATTGCTGCCAAAATATACCTTTTTCATACTAATAGCAACTTCCTTTTAAGGCATCATATTTATGATATGCATCCACTTTAGGCTGACTGCTGCATCCTGGTACAAACTCATTCGTCAAAAAAGCCGTTATTATTTCTTCCCTATTTTTGCTGCCGGTTGTAAATGCTCCCATAGTTATAATATTCGCATCGTTTGATAATCTTGCCCGTTCAGCTGAATAAACATCTGCTGCCAATGCTGCATAAGCTCCCTTTACCTTATTGGCCGCAATTGACATCCCGATCCCTGTTCCGCAAAGCAAGATTCCTCGATCATATTCTTTTCTGGCGACTGCTTCCGCCAGTTCAATTGCAACATTTGCGTAAATCGGATCTTTGCTGCCAAAGTCCGTTACTTCACCATATCCTTTTTTTTGAATGAACTCAATAACAGCTTGCTTCTCCGCTTCTGCATTTGGGTCGCATCCGATTGCAATTTTCATATTTTCCCTCCCATTTTCATTAATCATTTAAGTAACCCCATCGCGCGATTGCGTTTTCGAGTTCAATATGTCCTTGTGCGGCATCCAAAAAGTTTTCTTCCCTGCATACAATATCGATGGCATCTCTCATTGCTCTTGCGCCAGCCGTCGGCCCCATAGAGTGCCCCTGAATAGAACCGCCTGCAGCCAAAACAATATCTTTTCCAGCTTCTTTAATATATTTTTCAACTATTCCCGGATGAACTCCGCCCCCAATGGACGGCATAACGGGTTTGATTCCTGTTAAAGGTAAGACCAGCTGCTGCAGTGTTTGCATATACTTCTGTTTCCGCAACGGATAGCCTCCATATGGTGTATTTAACATTACAATATCAGCCCCCGCCAAACGAGCCAACTTTCCCACAGCTAATGGAGTTGCCATGCCACTCATAATTCCTTCCGTATACATGCCTGCGCCAGCAGAATGTCCTAAAATCGGCAGTTTTGTATTTTCCGAAACATACTTCAAAACGCTGTACCCAAGCACCGCAAAATTAACCATTAACCCATCTGCACCGGCATCTTCAATTTTATGAATTCCATCTAACAGCTCGTCAACGCCTCTCGTTACATTTGCAAAATAATAAACTTTATTACCCGTTTCTTCATACACACGCTTAGCCGAATTTTTATATGCTTTTACTCTCGTTTCCGTAGGACTGTATTCTGGATTGCCAAAAAGCTCATCATCCTTAATTAAATCTACGCCACCCTTAGCGACATCATAAAAAATATCAGCGCCAATTTTGGGTGTCGTACCAGTACAAGGTTTAATCATATTTAAGAGCAGCGGCCGATCATAAATATCAAATTTTTCACGAATTCCACTAATCCCAAACTTAGGCCCATTGAATTTCTCGAGAAAATGCTTAGGAAATTCAATATCCATCAATTTCACCTGAGCTGATGTTGATGCGTCATTTCCCAGCAAAGATGTTATCATCAGTGGAAAATCATTTCCAAAGTTTGCTGCCGGATACGCAATCTGAATAATATAA of Lachnospiraceae bacterium oral taxon 500 contains these proteins:
- a CDS encoding PTS galactitol transporter subunit IIC produces the protein MDGFFSALKAFFDTFPAAVFVPVIMYIINRAFGVVRKKAFISALSAGVGLEGFSLVINAYSSVITPVISRMITATGVNLPVYDLGWPNTSVVAYSSTAGMIFIAIAIFLQIVLFLSHFTSIFQAGDLWNNYSYMCWGSMIYVLTGNMVFAVAVMIIQQLYTLLITEVIAKRWSTYYKYPGCSIASLHTATIAVFAIPLNWLMNKIGLYKVKADPAALKAKLGFVGEPMTLGLLLGLIIGFIGNITRIGDLAAWGEIFTCGIATSAVMSVFPRISSIFSGAFSAMTEASKKRTKGYKGEWYLAVNDATGYGETATLISGLICMPLCLFLSFVLPGNQTLPVVDLVALPYCIQPMVAMANGNVLKSVIGGTIISVIFLYCCTACGPTFHQVVVAAGGEVNGEMMVTSLIIIGQPIAYLLFQLAYQFGWIGVLIEVLIYAVLYIVLKKNMDKIHEVLEKQAHYGEETPAAA
- a CDS encoding PTS fructose transporter subunit IIB; its protein translation is MAKVNVLTVCGSGIVTSSMIAHQIEEMLEEEGYDVSAEESNPSEMSTFLMRKNYNFIAYASPIDEKETNGVPAIPAIGLITGRGSDEFKEQMLEVLKSQGL
- a CDS encoding transcriptional regulator gives rise to the protein MLLRKDLIRIGLKGSTSEEVERNFAAVFVEAGVGKSNYPDAIVAREKDYPTALPAAAFDIAIPHTYAEYVNEEAMGIAILEHPVEFKQMGSPEITLYPQLLFMLAIIDPKNQLKTLQNIVKIVQSDDLLFRVKNAKTADEVYDILEPALKIEGDGE
- a CDS encoding triose-phosphate isomerase — encoded protein: MKKVYFGSNLKMYKNIADTVTYLQDLQQNTYDLSRDDVQLFIIPSYTALESANKSIDHQKILLGAQNMCWEDQGQFTGEISPLMLKETGIDLVMIGHSERRHIFNETNYEENKKVLSSLKNGFITLLCIGETETQKDYMISKEVLREQLRIGFYGVNTESVNKIWIAYEPVWSIGVNGKPAKADYVEEMHKIIKECLIEIFGSKGRDIPVLYGGSVNQQNCESLIVQPSIDGLFVGRAAWNADDFNALIRQSLMALQREKDRN
- a CDS encoding RpiB/LacA/LacB family sugar-phosphate isomerase: MKIAIGCDPNAEAEKQAVIEFIQKKGYGEVTDFGSKDPIYANVAIELAEAVARKEYDRGILLCGTGIGMSIAANKVKGAYAALAADVYSAERARLSNDANIITMGAFTTGSKNREEIITAFLTNEFVPGCSSQPKVDAYHKYDALKGSCY
- a CDS encoding transcriptional regulator; this encodes MDSALYSLSETIHTQEYVIATYFIRLSQKIDIIKKAESLAVGQTIGTWVPIPGITNEIREKYMGKVVNIFDVPPVELSTQLEEEELSYIIQIAYPAANFGNDFPLMITSLLGNDASTSAQVKLMDIEFPKHFLEKFNGPKFGISGIREKFDIYDRPLLLNMIKPCTGTTPKIGADIFYDVAKGGVDLIKDDELFGNPEYSPTETRVKAYKNSAKRVYEETGNKVYYFANVTRGVDELLDGIHKIEDAGADGLMVNFAVLGYSVLKYVSENTKLPILGHSAGAGMYTEGIMSGMATPLAVGKLARLAGADIVMLNTPYGGYPLRKQKYMQTLQQLVLPLTGIKPVMPSIGGGVHPGIVEKYIKEAGKDIVLAAGGSIQGHSMGPTAGARAMRDAIDIVCREENFLDAAQGHIELENAIARWGYLND